Genomic DNA from Phyllostomus discolor isolate MPI-MPIP mPhyDis1 chromosome 12, mPhyDis1.pri.v3, whole genome shotgun sequence:
ATGGGTGGGGGTCCCTGGGGCGTTGGTTGCTTGTGTCAGTCAGGGACGGAGCAGGACATAAAGCCACGCTAGGCATTCCCCGCACAGAGGACCTCACCCAGGGGACCAACTGCACGGGTGATGGGGGGCTCATGGCCAGAGGCGGGGATAGCAGGCTCGGCGAGCTAGACAGCAACAAAGAGATGGAGGTGTCGAGAAGGAGGTGGTGCTGGGAGGAAAACTgtagcagggcagaggggagccaGGGGCCCCTTGGGCCCTCGAGAGAGGTGACCGAAACCTGACCAAAGGACAGGAAGTGGCCATACAGGTTCTCAATCTGAGGAGAATGGGCTGGACAGGGCATTCCGgccagtgcaaaggtcctggggcaggggcgTGCTGGCTGTGTTGGGGAGCAGCAGGGATGCTAGAGCAGAATGAGGGTCTGGAGGAGCTCCAGGAGGTAAAGTTagaggtgaggggtggaggggccTTGTGGACTCACTCTCCTGAGACTTTGCTTCCTCTCCAGGAGGAGCCAGGGAGGGTTCTGACTTAGGTGCTCTTGGGCGCCACCTGGCAGCCACGTGCGGAATAGGCTCAGTGATAAGGGGATAAGAGGCCTGAAAGGTGGCTTTAGGAGTCTAGGTGGGAAGTGCCGTGGCTCAGACCAGAGTGggccagagagggcagggagagagaccaAAGCAGTGAGCTTTGAGGGCAGTGAAGCCAAGGCCCCTCCACCCTTCACGCCCTCACCCTTCCACAGGCGCCCGATGGCCTCATCTTCCCAGACCGTGCCACGCTGTACGTGACGGCCATCGAGGACCGGCAATACAAAGACTACAAGATCCACTGTGAGCTGGGGAgcggtggggcagggcggggcaggctCAGCTAGGCAGGCGCCCTGGCGtgctcaccccctccctccccccccccagggtgggaGAACGTGTATGGCTTCGACATGTCTTGCATCAAGGACGTGGCCATCAAGGAGCCCCTGGTGGATGTGGTCGACCCCAAGCAGCTGGTCACCAATGCCTGCCTCATAAAGGTGAGAAGATGGGCGTGGCCAAGAGGGTTGGAACCAAAGAAAGGCCAGCACTGCTGGCCCGAGATCTTGGGTGCCTGACCAGTCAGTCGGCCAGGGTGATGCtagaggcccagggaggccatTTGTCCACTGCAAAGCTTTGCGAGCCAGTCAGGGCCAGTGGTTTCTGAGGTGGAACCCGTGGAGAGGGGCTGGCCCTTCCCGGGGCACGTACTCCATAGGGCACACTTGAGGCCTGCAGGCAGGCCTCACCCTCCTGGGCGCGCCAAATGCAAGAAGCTGGGGCCAGGAGGGAGTTTATCCGTACCGACGGAGTGCCATGACTGTGATTGTCTGCGCCCCTCCCCATCACATCCCACACGTTACTTGCATGAGGCTGGTGGAaccaaggagagaaggaaggtcGTGGAGGGAATGAGGAGAGAGGTGGGTGGTCCACCTGCGTCCGCCCCCACCTGGTCCTGTGTCAGAACCACGGTTTTGTGCTGAGTGTGCCCAGAAGCCACCAGAGGGTTCTGAGCAGGGTTTTGGTGTGACCTGATtgacttgttttaaaattgttgctTTGGCTGGTAGGTAGATGGTGCCCACTtaaggggtgtgggggaggggtggaagcaggAAGTCCTGTTAGGAGACCACGGCAGCCCGGGCAGGGTGTATTCCCTGGGGAGGGGTAAACGGGCGGTTCTTCAAGTCCAGTAGTGGGTCCACGGCAGCAGCCATCAGGTTTGTGGTGTGGatgtgggagggaagggagcagggaaaCCAACGACTGGccccccgtgccccaccccccccatGCCATCGGCGTGTCGCCAAGTGAGGCTCACGGGGCCTGTCCCGCAGGAGGTGGACATCTACACAGTGAAGGTGGAGGACCTGACCTTCACCTCCCCCTTCTGCCTGCAAGTGAAGCGGAACGACTATGTGCACGCGCTGGTGGCCTACTTCAACATCGAGTTCACCCGCTGCCACAAGAGGACCGGCTTCTCAACCAGTGAggcccaggggagcaggagggtgACCGCAGCAGCGGTGGGGGAGCCTCCCTGGGTGACAGACAGTCAGGACCCGAGTCCCcaggcctgctctgccagctAACCTGCGTGTGCGCTGTGCCGTGCTTCCCTGGCCCACAGAGCCTGGCCTGGTCCCCCGGAGGCACGAGGGGGGTGAAGGGATTCAGGGGCCAGGCCACCAGGGTCGGCAGTCAGTAAACAGTCCTGGGGGGGcatgtgccaggcagagggaagggcaagGCCAAGGCGGACGGCGGGCTGGCCCAGCCAGGCTGACCAGACCACGTCCCCAGGCCCCGAGTCCCCGTACACGCACTGGAAGCAGACGGTGTTCTACATGGAGGACTACCTGACAGTGAAGACGGGCGAGGAGATCTTTGGCACCATCGGCATGCGGCCCAACGCCAAGAATAACGTGAGTCCTGGGGGTGGATGCGGGAGGTGTCCTCGCCCATCTGGGGGGTGGTTCTTGGGGACTGTCCATGGAACACGGGTTACATTGAGCCAGAAGTGGGGCCCTGTGGACCCAGCCAGCCATGGTCAGGTGGAACCCTGTCCTCCTGACGCTCCCAGTTTAGGCAGGGGACACAGTCAAATAGTAAATGACAGCCGGAGAAGATGCTGTGTCGAGGtgtgaagggggcggggggggggggggtggagcctGGGAGAGTTTCAGAGCCTGAGCCCAGGTGTGGGTAAGGGAAGGAAGGCGTTTTGTTTCTCCGGAGCATttggtggggctgggctgggctgtcgTCATCTGAGGCGGGCGGGGGAAGCGGGGCGGGGGCAGAGTCTGGAGCTCCCGctcagcctgggggtgggaggaagaagagTGGGGATTCCCGAGTGGTGGGCAGCGTGGTCTGCCAGAAGGATCCTCAGGCCAGTGTGTGAGGCTGCAAGACGGTCAGGGAGCTCGGATGGAGGGGCGTGGGCCAAGTTGCACCCACTTTCTAAGTCAGGGAGATATGCCCGTTAAAGCAGGGGCTTGCAACCAGGGACAGTCTTGCTGTACCCCAGAGGACCCTGGCCCCTGGAGACATTGGGGTTGTTTCAGCCTGGAGAAGGGGTGCTCCTGGCTCCTGGTGATTGGAGGCTGGGGGTGCACTGGACAAAGAGTGACCCGAAATGTCAGTGGCATGGAGGGCAAGAGAACCTCAACTAAGGAGGCAGACTGCCTGACGGGGCAGGGCGTGGGGGTTGGAGCAAGAAGCCTGGAGTGACAGGTCGCTGAGGTCATTGGCGACTTTGGCCCAGCCTTTCCAGGGAGTGCAGGGGGTGGGACAAACACGCTCCCAGGAAGCTTCCTTCCAGGAAGCTTGGGGGGAGCGGACGTGGGGGCAGTGGAGTTCTGCTGTCAGGTTTGTTGGGAAGAGGAAGTGTGCTTGAGAGaggcattctttttttgttttttaaaatcttaattatatttagagaagggggtaagggagggagagaaagaaatagcaaTTGCCTCTCATCTCtagccagggacctggcttgcaacccaggcatgtgccctgatggggaatcaaaccccgTGACCTtgtggtttgcaggatgatgcccagcccactgagccacaccagccagggcggggttCTTCTACAGGGAAAAAATAACCTGTGCTGATTAGAAGGGTTCTGGTGGGGAAATAGTCTTGGAGCAAGAACTAGGGCAACCGAGCTCTGCCCCCAAGGGAGTGGGTGGGTTTGAGCATGTCACCTCGAGTTTTCCCCCGGGGGTCAGGGTCAGGGGCCAGGCGGCTGCTGGGGTGGAACCAGCAGTGTGGGATCTCCTTCCTGGAGGGCAGTGAACGCAGGACATCCCCGGGTCTTTGGGGCGGGTGCGTGGGCAGCTGGCAGGACACAGTGGCTCCCATGTGCTGGGTCTGCACCCCTCTGCTTTTTCCTGACTCGGCCACGTCTGGCTTGCTGCCCACCCTGTCTCTGGTGCCCCTCACGTGCGCCCTCTCCCCGCAGCGCGACCTGGACTTCACCATCGACCTGGACTTCAAGGGCCAGCTGTGTGAGCTGTCCTGCTCTACCGACTACCGGATGCGCTGAGGCGGCACCTGGTTGCTCCCACCCCAGCCGGGCGGGCCCTCCACAggccctgggggctgtggccttctgaggcAGTTTCGGGGTTCCCCCTTGCTCTCCCTTTCTTAGAAGGGAGTTTTaggggcctgggcccctgggtggggggttggggggagggcacATCGTGACTGTGTTTTTCATAACTTATGTTTTTATATGGTTACATTTACGCCAATAAATCCTCCGCTGGGGTAGCTTGGCTTCCTGGGGGCCGAGTGGGGTTGGGGTCCCGTCCGCGGGGGCCGAGGTCCCAGTCTGAGCTGTTGGGAGTGTGTGGGCAAAGGCTGTGTCTTCACTGGTCTGTCTGTCCGAGTCCTCTCTGAGTCTTGTCCTGACTCACTCAGCTATCTCCCAGGGCCTCTTCACCCCAGCCCTCTCTGGGGGGAGGCTAGGTACCCCCACTCCGCTTTCTGACCCCCTGGGATCCTGCTACTTCATGTCCCCACCGAGCATGGTTCTGCCTTGGGGTGTCGGTTCTGGGACAGCTGGGCCCTACAGTTCCCCGGAAGGCCATCTCCCTGCTTCCCTCAACACACGTTACTCCCCTCTGCTGTCCAGGACCCCCCACAGCCACGCCAGGGCTGTTGGCTGTGACCACTACCCTGCCCTCCATAGTTGGGGACAGAATTccgagggccagggccagggtgtgCCTGCGTCCTCTGGCGGGCTGGGAACCTGGTGGTGGGTCTCATGTCAGGGCAGCAGAGCCTCTGCCCCTCTGGTGGACACAAGGCCCCCCTGACCTTCCCAGCTCCCTAGGGTCTTCTACCCAGCCTCCACTGCAGGTGTGGTGTGTCCATCTTCAGGACACTGCCTGGCACAACCGGGGTCACTCAGCACGTTATGTTTCCACAGCCTTCACTACGCCTGCTTCTCTACCGCTGGAGCCAGGCTGGTGGGCACCTTGCCTGCACTTGGCCTGTTCTTGCACGACGGTGTCTGCAGTGGCTGTGCTGAAGCTCACATTCcttctgtccctgtccccaggcagcTCTGTCTGCATGCGTCCTACATTGTCCAGACCCCTCTCCGCAAGTCCCCTGGCCTCCAAGAATCTGGAGTCTCCAGGGATGCAGGCGAGGTCTGGTTGACCCAGGAGTCTGCCCCTTCTGCTTCCCCTGGAAGCCAAGTGCGCGCCCACCACTGGGGGGCATCAGCTGTGCCGAAGGGGGAAAGGAGTGCCATAGTCTGCACCACTCCGGCACACCCGTGAGGGCTCCCTAGGAGCGGTGTAGGAGGAGGAATTGGGGTTCTTGCCTTGTACTTGCAGCGTAGTGTGGCGTCAGGGACTGTCCTGTTGTATCCTCGGAAAGTGGGGACTGGCCCTGGACTCCCCTGAGCTACAGCGACCTTGGACCCTGAAGAGGGATATCCAGCCAGAATGGGGCGGGTCGCGCCACAGAGGGTTGGCTCTGCTCAAGGTTTTCTGGGCACTGGCCAGGCCTGCTGAACCCCACAGACACCCACACCCTCTTGCTGTTGCCTCTGGGCCACGGAGGGCGACCCAGGGTCTTCAGTTCTGGTGGAGTGGGACAGCAATCTCTGCTCTTGCTGTGCTGGTTTCTGAGTTGTGGGTGCCCTACCCTACCACCCCCATTTCTACAGTGGCTTCTGAACCCTGTTATCACTTTACCCAGGTTCCCCAGCACCGCGGGACCCGtttccagggcacatgccaaatGCACCACCTCCCCAACATCACATACTGTATCCGTTCTTCCACCAAGGAGCTCTAGGGGAAGTCCCCTCACAAGCCCAGCCCCCCACAGCCACGCACATGGCTGGCCTGAGGCCCGAGTCAGATTGGTTTCCCGGAACTCGGCCTGCGGAAAGGAGGCCACCCAGCTTGCTGTGTGATGTTGACACATCTCTGGGCTTTCCctggcctcagtttacccatccaTATATTGGGGCCGTGATCTCAACTATTTATTTTTGGGGCTCTAATTCCACATGGGCTCACCCAGAGAtcacctctctccttcctccctgccaccGGGCCAGCATGGACAGAGAATATTAACGTCCTGAGTGAAATCCATGTGATTTCTGTGTTTCAGTCTTTGCCCCATCCCGGACCCGGTCCCTaatatatttttgccttttgtcGTGCACGTTTTCACTTATGGAAGTTCCTTTGTCTAACTCGAATCCAGTCCGCTGTAGCGCCTCCTTCGAACCAACTCAGTCCACGCAGTTAGACCTTCCGCAGGTGGTTTTTGTGGACCGATCCGGCCCCAGagcagctcccctccctccctgggaagGTAGGACTGAGATTCGCTCCAGCTCCTGCTACAGCTTGATACCCCACAGGTGTGACTTTAGTGTACCCAGAGGTAGGCCGTGAGTTCCAAGCTGAGCCTCGGTCCCTGAAGAGAGCGGGGCGGGCTCCTTGAAAAAAAGGGGACTGGGGAGCCCAAGAACCTGGGGCTCAAGTGACAGATGCTGCGTAGAACGGAGGAAGCCAAATGGTGGAGAGTAGGGCGGGGTAGACAGAGACGAGGCtagagaagggacagaggagcCGGATTGGACGCTGGGATTGGAAGGGGGCGGGTGTAGCGCGCGGAGGGATTGGAAGAGGAGGGGATGGAAGGCCGAGATTGGAAGGGGGCGGGGATAAAGCCAGGCACTGGAATACCAGGGGAGGCACACGCGAGCGAGATACCGGGGTTCCTGGATGCTGGATAATCCGGGACAGGCAGGAGCTCCGGAGGCCCGTCGACCGAGTCCTGGACTCCTTGCACTGGGTTGGACAGACGCAAGTGGGAGGCGGGTCCGGAGCTCTAAATTCTAGGGTCAGGGAGGTGTACCGGGGCTTGGTCCCAGGATCCGACCGGCGGACCCCTGACTCAGCGTAGTAAGTACCGGACCTGAGGGGCCCGAGCTATTGCGGGGGCTGGAGGCCTGTGTATTGGGGTGGGCGCAGAAGCCTCTCCATCACTTGTTCTCGAAGCTTGCCTCGGCTCACAGCCTCAGCATCCCTGACTGCCAGGCATGCGCAGTAGGGcgctccctcccccatcccctccagcCCTGGTTGAGGGGGAGGGGACCCTGGGCCATCCCAGCGAGGATGAATTTAGAgacagctcccccacccccaccccactcctgcctTGGCATGGAAAACGGAAATGGGGTGGACAGTGCCAGCGTCCGGCAGGTGTTCGATTCGAACGGGTCTAAGACTAATCTTTTTCTCAGaactcaccctccacccccaatcTTGAAAGTCCTGTATTTAGGCGAGATGCTGGCCCCGCACCACATTCTGAGCAGAGTCACAAGAGGGGTTAACATGCGTTATCCTTCCTGCCTCTGTATGCGTTCCCAGGGGTCCCCAATTGAGGTCCCTTCCCAACACGAGTGTAAGGCCTGGACCACAAGCTCCCTCAGGCGCTTTTCAGAAAGGGGGAGCTGGAATCCTATATTCCTCGGTCTGCGGGAGGAGGGGTCTGGGGACTTAGAGAATGGCCCTCTGTCCTCCCAGGGGTCTAGGGGGACATGGCTGAAGCGCGCCAAGCTGCGGGCTTCCGACGCTCACTGACCTCTGACGGGGCGGAAGCAGAGCCCGGCGGCCCGGTGCTGCAAGAGATCTACCTGTCCGGACTGCGCTCTTGGAAGAGGCATCTGTCCCGGTTCTGGGTGAGGAGGACTGTGGCTTGGTTTCCTTCTGGGAATCCAGCTACCTGCTTCCGGGATGCCTGAGGCCCGCTTCTGGGATCACCCAGTCCTGGGAATTCTGATGTCCACTCCCAGGACTACTTAAAGCCATTTCTTGGTCTGTGGCTCACTTCAGGGATTCTCAGCCTCACCTA
This window encodes:
- the PRMT1 gene encoding protein arginine N-methyltransferase 1 isoform X5, translated to MAAAEAANCIMENFVATLANGMSLQPPLEEVSCGQAESSEKPNAEDMTSKDYYFDSYAHFGIHEIECSSISDYAVKIVKANKLDHVVTIIKGKVEEVELPVEKVDIIISEWMGYCLFYESMLNTVLYARDKWLAPDGLIFPDRATLYVTAIEDRQYKDYKIHWWENVYGFDMSCIKDVAIKEPLVDVVDPKQLVTNACLIKEVDIYTVKVEDLTFTSPFCLQVKRNDYVHALVAYFNIEFTRCHKRTGFSTSPESPYTHWKQTVFYMEDYLTVKTGEEIFGTIGMRPNAKNNRDLDFTIDLDFKGQLCELSCSTDYRMR
- the PRMT1 gene encoding protein arginine N-methyltransferase 1 isoform X4 is translated as MVSCGQAESSEKPNAEDMTSKDYYFDSYAHFGIHEEMLKDEVRTLTYRNSMFHNRHLFKDKVVLDVGSGTGILCMFAAKAGARKVIGIECSSISDYAVKIVKANKLDHVVTIIKGKVEEVELPVEKVDIIISEWMGYCLFYESMLNTVLYARDKWLAPDGLIFPDRATLYVTAIEDRQYKDYKIHWWENVYGFDMSCIKDVAIKEPLVDVVDPKQLVTNACLIKEVDIYTVKVEDLTFTSPFCLQVKRNDYVHALVAYFNIEFTRCHKRTGFSTSPESPYTHWKQTVFYMEDYLTVKTGEEIFGTIGMRPNAKNNRDLDFTIDLDFKGQLCELSCSTDYRMR
- the PRMT1 gene encoding protein arginine N-methyltransferase 1 isoform X3 is translated as MVGVAEVSCGQAESSEKPNAEDMTSKDYYFDSYAHFGIHEEMLKDEVRTLTYRNSMFHNRHLFKDKVVLDVGSGTGILCMFAAKAGARKVIGIECSSISDYAVKIVKANKLDHVVTIIKGKVEEVELPVEKVDIIISEWMGYCLFYESMLNTVLYARDKWLAPDGLIFPDRATLYVTAIEDRQYKDYKIHWWENVYGFDMSCIKDVAIKEPLVDVVDPKQLVTNACLIKEVDIYTVKVEDLTFTSPFCLQVKRNDYVHALVAYFNIEFTRCHKRTGFSTSPESPYTHWKQTVFYMEDYLTVKTGEEIFGTIGMRPNAKNNRDLDFTIDLDFKGQLCELSCSTDYRMR
- the PRMT1 gene encoding protein arginine N-methyltransferase 1 isoform X6; translation: MAAAEAANCIMEVSCGQAESSEKPNAEDMTSKDYYFDSYAHFGIHEIECSSISDYAVKIVKANKLDHVVTIIKGKVEEVELPVEKVDIIISEWMGYCLFYESMLNTVLYARDKWLAPDGLIFPDRATLYVTAIEDRQYKDYKIHWWENVYGFDMSCIKDVAIKEPLVDVVDPKQLVTNACLIKEVDIYTVKVEDLTFTSPFCLQVKRNDYVHALVAYFNIEFTRCHKRTGFSTSPESPYTHWKQTVFYMEDYLTVKTGEEIFGTIGMRPNAKNNRDLDFTIDLDFKGQLCELSCSTDYRMR
- the PRMT1 gene encoding protein arginine N-methyltransferase 1 isoform X2, giving the protein MAAAEAANCIMEVSCGQAESSEKPNAEDMTSKDYYFDSYAHFGIHEEMLKDEVRTLTYRNSMFHNRHLFKDKVVLDVGSGTGILCMFAAKAGARKVIGIECSSISDYAVKIVKANKLDHVVTIIKGKVEEVELPVEKVDIIISEWMGYCLFYESMLNTVLYARDKWLAPDGLIFPDRATLYVTAIEDRQYKDYKIHWWENVYGFDMSCIKDVAIKEPLVDVVDPKQLVTNACLIKEVDIYTVKVEDLTFTSPFCLQVKRNDYVHALVAYFNIEFTRCHKRTGFSTSPESPYTHWKQTVFYMEDYLTVKTGEEIFGTIGMRPNAKNNRDLDFTIDLDFKGQLCELSCSTDYRMR
- the PRMT1 gene encoding protein arginine N-methyltransferase 1 isoform X1: MAAAEAANCIMENFVATLANGMSLQPPLEEVSCGQAESSEKPNAEDMTSKDYYFDSYAHFGIHEEMLKDEVRTLTYRNSMFHNRHLFKDKVVLDVGSGTGILCMFAAKAGARKVIGIECSSISDYAVKIVKANKLDHVVTIIKGKVEEVELPVEKVDIIISEWMGYCLFYESMLNTVLYARDKWLAPDGLIFPDRATLYVTAIEDRQYKDYKIHWWENVYGFDMSCIKDVAIKEPLVDVVDPKQLVTNACLIKEVDIYTVKVEDLTFTSPFCLQVKRNDYVHALVAYFNIEFTRCHKRTGFSTSPESPYTHWKQTVFYMEDYLTVKTGEEIFGTIGMRPNAKNNRDLDFTIDLDFKGQLCELSCSTDYRMR